Proteins found in one Hevea brasiliensis isolate MT/VB/25A 57/8 chromosome 18, ASM3005281v1, whole genome shotgun sequence genomic segment:
- the LOC110657152 gene encoding translation factor GUF1 homolog, mitochondrial isoform X2 → MFHKNNFHSPNVADAHDPPTFLLNLIDTPGHVDFSYEVSRSLAACQGALLVVDAAQGVQAQTVANFYLAFESNLTIIPIINKIDQPTADPDRVKAQLKSMFDLEPNDCLLTSAKTGQGLEQVLPAVIERIPPPPGNSDSPLRMLLLDSYYDEYKGVICHVAVVDGMLRKGDKISSAATGNAYEILDVGIMHPELTPTGVLLTGQVGYVVSGMRSTKEARVGDTLYHSRHVVEPLPGFKPAKHMVFSGLYPADGSDFEALNHAIERLTCNDASVSVTKESSSALGLGFRCGFLGLLHMDVFHQRLEQEYGAHVISTIPTVPYIFEYSDGSKVQVQNPAALPSNPNQRVTASWEPTVIATIIIPSEYVGPVITLCSERRGQQLEYSFIDSQRAFMKYRLPLKEIVVDFYNELKSITSGYASFDYEDSDYQEADLVKLDILLNGQPVDAMATIVHKLKAQRVGRELVEKLKKFIDRQMFEITIQAAIGSKVIARETISAMRKNVLAKCYGGDVTRKRKLLEKQKEGKKRMKRIGSVDIPQEAFHQLLKVQ, encoded by the exons ATGTTCCACAAGAACAACTTCCATAGCCCCAATGTTGCTGATGCACATGATCCACCAACATTTCTACTAAACCTAATTGATACACCTGGTCATGTTGATTTCAGCTATGAAGTATCAAGATCCTTAGCAGCTTGCCAAGGTGCCCTTTTGGTTGTtgatgctgcccaaggtgttcaGGCACAAACTGTAGCTAACTTCTATTTGGCTTTTGAATCAAACCTGACAATAATACCCATCATAAACAAAATAGATCAGCCAACTGCAGATCCTGATCGGGTCAAAGCTCAACTAAAATCAATGTTTGATCTTGAACCTAATGATTGCCTTTTAACATCTGCCAAAACAGGGCAGGGCCTTGAGCAAGTCCTTCCTGCAGTCATAGAACGGATACCTCCTCCTCCTGGGAATAGTGATTCACCTCTGCGTATGCTTTTGCTGGATTCCTATTATGATGAATACAAGGGAGTGATCTGTCATGTTGCAGTTGTGGATGGCATGCTGCGGAAGGGAGATAAGATCTCATCTGCAGCAACTGGCAatgcatatgagattctggaTGTTGGGATCATGCATCCTGAACTCACCCCAACTGGAGTTCTTCTAACTGGACAAGTGGGATATGTGGTAAGCGGCATGAGATCCACCAAAGAAGCACGTGTTGGAGACACTCTATATCATAGCCGACATGTTGTAGAACCTCTACCAG GTTTTAAGCCTGCAAAACATATGGTATTCTCTGGTCTTTACCCAGCTGATGGATCTGATTTTGAAGCACTTAACCATGCAATAGAGAGACTGACATGCAATGATGCAAGCGTCTCTGTTACTAAAGAGAGTAGTTCTGCACTTGGTCTGGGTTTCAG GTGCGGTTTCTTAGGGTTACTCCACATGGATGTTTTTCATCAGCGGCTTGAACAG GAATATGGAGCTCATGTCATTTCTACTATTCCAACTGTTCCATATATTTTTGAGTATTCGGATGGAAG CAAAGTACAAGTTCAGAATCCTGCTGCATTACCCTCAAATCCCAATCAACGAGTTACGGCTAGTTGGGAACCTACTGTCATAGCTACAATTATCATCCCTAGTGA GTATGTGGGGCCTGTTATTACCCTTTGCTCTGAGCGGAGAGGACAGCAATTGGAGTATTCGTTCATTGACAG CCAACGAGCCTTTATGAAGTATCGCCTACCTTTGAAGGAAATTGTTGTTGATTTTTACAATGAATTGAAGAGTATAACGTCAGGATATGCATCATTTGACTATGAGGATTCAGA TTATCAAGAAGCTGATTTGGTGAAACTTGATATCCTCCTAAATGGACAACCAGTTGATGCTATGGCAACCATTGTTCATAAGTTGAAGGCACAACGTGTTGGTCGTGAGCTGGTAGAGAAGCTGAAGAAGTTCATTGATAG GCAAATGTTTGAGATAACGATACAAGCTGCAATTGGATCAAAGGTTATTGCAAGGGAAAC GATTTCGGCTATGAGAAAGAATGTTCTTGCAAAGTGTTATGGTGGGGATGTTACTCGGAAAAGGAAGCTTTTGGAAAAACAGAAGGAAGGCAAGAAGCGAATGAAGCGTATTGGTTCTGTTGATATACCACAGGAGGCTTTCCATCAATTGTTGAAAGTTCAATAG
- the LOC110657153 gene encoding probable WRKY transcription factor 72 isoform X1 — MDASGAAATVPPLISHKDGCSQEAEIKVGLRGIRGELLQDHGVKPSSSNNEDKEEDVLEAAKAEMGEVREENERLKMMLQQVEKDYQSLKLRFLDILRKETCKKSADSGPSSDETEEPELVSLCLGRTPSEPKRDEKTSNSSKSSRENEELKASLTLGLDSKFQTSTELVSLNRSPENSSEDLAKEDEAAGETWPPSKILKRNIDNEVAQQSNVKRARVCVRARCDTPTMNDGCQWRKYGQKIAKGNPCPRAYYRCTVAPACPVRKQVQRCAEDMSILITTYEGTHNHPLPVSATAMASTTSAAASMLLSGSSASQPGLGSNAAATTATELNGLSFSLYDSSRTKQFYLANPSSTLFPTITLDLTASPSTSARFSSCFTSTSRFPSTSLNFFSAESNILPAVWGNGYQTNSTTLTNLGPSLGLGKQIQEQMYQPYIEKNHQHQAPSQQALTETLTKAITCDPSFRTVLASAISSMMGGSGSGSASASSNQTGAKSFGQNLKLGEANNEAISSNSLNPQNGKGCATSYFNGLSASTSQLGSLLQPHALPFSVFNSASMAANNDNKKDNRS, encoded by the exons ATGGATGCTTCTGGTGCTGCAGCTACTGTTCCTCCATTGATTAGTCATAAAGATGGTTGTAGTCAAGAGGCTGAAATTAAG GTAGGGCTTAGAGGAATTAGAGGAGAATTATTACAAGATCATGGTGTGAAGCCATCTTCATCCAATAATGAGGACAAAGAG GAGGACGTACTTGAGGCTGCAAAAGCGGAAATGGGTGAAGTTAGAGAAGAAAATGAACGATTAAAGATGATGCTGCAGCAGGTGGAAAAAGATTACCAATCACTCAAATTGCGATTCCTCGACATCCTTCGCAAAGAAACTTGCAAGAAATCGGCAGATTCTGGCCCATCCAGTGACGAAACCGAAGAACCTGAGCTTGTGTCACTTTGCCTTGGAAGAACTCCAAGCGAGCCTAAAAGAGATGAGAAGACTAGCAACTCTAGTAAAAGTAGTAGAGAAAATGAAGAGTTAAAGGCTAGCCTGACTCTTGGGTTAGATTCCAAATTTCAGACATCTACCGAGCTTGTTTCGTTGAATCGTAGCCCAGAGAATAGTTCAGAAGATTTAGCCAAGGAAGATGAAGCTGCAGGAGAGACATGGCCACCAAGCAAGATCCTAAAGAGAAATATTGATAATGAGGTTGCTCAACAAAGCAATGTGAAAAGAGCTAGGGTTTGTGTGAGAGCTAGATGTGATACCCCAACG ATGAATGATGGATGCCAATGGAGGAAATATGGTCAGAAGATTGCAAAAGGAAATCCATGCCCTCGAGCATACTATCGTTGCACAGTCGCACCAGCATGCCCAGTAAGGAAACAG GTCCAAAGATGTGCTGAGGACATGTCCATCTTGATTACTACCTATGAAGGAACCCACAACCACCCTCTCCCTGTTTCAGCCACAGCCATGGCTTCCACGACCTCAGCAGCAGCTTCCATGTTATTATCAGGCTCTTCAGCCTCACAGCCTGGCCTTGGCTCCAATGCTGCTGCAACAACTGCTACAGAACTCAATGGATTAAGCTTCAGTCTCTATGATAGTTCCAGAACAAAACAATTCTACTTAGCAAATCCTTCATCTACGTTGTTCCCAACAATTACTTTAGACCTTACAGCCTCTCCATCCACTTCAGCTAGGTTCTCTTCATGCTTCACTTCAACCTCTAGATTTCCTTCAACAAGTCTTAACTTTTTTTCCGCAGAATCGAACATATTACCAGCAGTTTGGGGCAATGGGTACCAAACTAATAGTACAACACTAACCAATCTTGGGCCGTCCTTGGGTCTAGGAAAACAAATCCAAGAACAAATGTATCAGCCTTACATAGAAAAGAACCACCAGCACCAAGCACCTTCTCAACAGGCATTGACAGAAACCTTAACCAAGGCAATAACATGTGATCCAAGTTTCAGAACTGTCTTAGCTTCAGCTATTTCATCAATGATGGGAGGCAGCGGCAGTGGTAGTGCAAGTGCAAGTTCAAATCAAACGGGTGCAAAGAGTTTTGGTCAGAATTTAAAATTAGGAGAGGCTAATAATGAGGCCATTTCTTCCAACTCCCTGAACCCGCAGAATGGGAAAGGATGTGCAACAAGCTACTTCAATGGATTGTCGGCTTCAACTTCCCAACTGGGAAGCCTGCTTCAACCTCATGCATTACCATTTTCTGTGTTTAATAGTGCCTCCATGGCtgctaataatgataataaaaagGATAATAGGAGTTGA
- the LOC110657153 gene encoding probable WRKY transcription factor 72 isoform X2, with protein MGEVREENERLKMMLQQVEKDYQSLKLRFLDILRKETCKKSADSGPSSDETEEPELVSLCLGRTPSEPKRDEKTSNSSKSSRENEELKASLTLGLDSKFQTSTELVSLNRSPENSSEDLAKEDEAAGETWPPSKILKRNIDNEVAQQSNVKRARVCVRARCDTPTMNDGCQWRKYGQKIAKGNPCPRAYYRCTVAPACPVRKQVQRCAEDMSILITTYEGTHNHPLPVSATAMASTTSAAASMLLSGSSASQPGLGSNAAATTATELNGLSFSLYDSSRTKQFYLANPSSTLFPTITLDLTASPSTSARFSSCFTSTSRFPSTSLNFFSAESNILPAVWGNGYQTNSTTLTNLGPSLGLGKQIQEQMYQPYIEKNHQHQAPSQQALTETLTKAITCDPSFRTVLASAISSMMGGSGSGSASASSNQTGAKSFGQNLKLGEANNEAISSNSLNPQNGKGCATSYFNGLSASTSQLGSLLQPHALPFSVFNSASMAANNDNKKDNRS; from the exons ATGGGTGAAGTTAGAGAAGAAAATGAACGATTAAAGATGATGCTGCAGCAGGTGGAAAAAGATTACCAATCACTCAAATTGCGATTCCTCGACATCCTTCGCAAAGAAACTTGCAAGAAATCGGCAGATTCTGGCCCATCCAGTGACGAAACCGAAGAACCTGAGCTTGTGTCACTTTGCCTTGGAAGAACTCCAAGCGAGCCTAAAAGAGATGAGAAGACTAGCAACTCTAGTAAAAGTAGTAGAGAAAATGAAGAGTTAAAGGCTAGCCTGACTCTTGGGTTAGATTCCAAATTTCAGACATCTACCGAGCTTGTTTCGTTGAATCGTAGCCCAGAGAATAGTTCAGAAGATTTAGCCAAGGAAGATGAAGCTGCAGGAGAGACATGGCCACCAAGCAAGATCCTAAAGAGAAATATTGATAATGAGGTTGCTCAACAAAGCAATGTGAAAAGAGCTAGGGTTTGTGTGAGAGCTAGATGTGATACCCCAACG ATGAATGATGGATGCCAATGGAGGAAATATGGTCAGAAGATTGCAAAAGGAAATCCATGCCCTCGAGCATACTATCGTTGCACAGTCGCACCAGCATGCCCAGTAAGGAAACAG GTCCAAAGATGTGCTGAGGACATGTCCATCTTGATTACTACCTATGAAGGAACCCACAACCACCCTCTCCCTGTTTCAGCCACAGCCATGGCTTCCACGACCTCAGCAGCAGCTTCCATGTTATTATCAGGCTCTTCAGCCTCACAGCCTGGCCTTGGCTCCAATGCTGCTGCAACAACTGCTACAGAACTCAATGGATTAAGCTTCAGTCTCTATGATAGTTCCAGAACAAAACAATTCTACTTAGCAAATCCTTCATCTACGTTGTTCCCAACAATTACTTTAGACCTTACAGCCTCTCCATCCACTTCAGCTAGGTTCTCTTCATGCTTCACTTCAACCTCTAGATTTCCTTCAACAAGTCTTAACTTTTTTTCCGCAGAATCGAACATATTACCAGCAGTTTGGGGCAATGGGTACCAAACTAATAGTACAACACTAACCAATCTTGGGCCGTCCTTGGGTCTAGGAAAACAAATCCAAGAACAAATGTATCAGCCTTACATAGAAAAGAACCACCAGCACCAAGCACCTTCTCAACAGGCATTGACAGAAACCTTAACCAAGGCAATAACATGTGATCCAAGTTTCAGAACTGTCTTAGCTTCAGCTATTTCATCAATGATGGGAGGCAGCGGCAGTGGTAGTGCAAGTGCAAGTTCAAATCAAACGGGTGCAAAGAGTTTTGGTCAGAATTTAAAATTAGGAGAGGCTAATAATGAGGCCATTTCTTCCAACTCCCTGAACCCGCAGAATGGGAAAGGATGTGCAACAAGCTACTTCAATGGATTGTCGGCTTCAACTTCCCAACTGGGAAGCCTGCTTCAACCTCATGCATTACCATTTTCTGTGTTTAATAGTGCCTCCATGGCtgctaataatgataataaaaagGATAATAGGAGTTGA
- the LOC110657154 gene encoding plant cysteine oxidase 2, with the protein MGIETSQANKKEKKSCELEKEKNPILDPYPNPKTNTNTKGKKSRRRPHKKAVVVSPIQKLYDTCEEVFSVGGPGIVAPPDKIEKLRAVLDDIKPEDFRLNPEMPYFRPLTAGRTPKIKYLHIHESNNFSMGIFCFPPSGVIPLHNHPGMTVFCKLLFGKMHIKSYDWVVDGPCNASAVANPSDVMQSDIQQPPVRLAKVKIDSNFIAPCNPTILYPADGGNMHCLSAVTACAVLDVLGPPYSEPEGRHCTYYYDFPFGNFSVDGVSVPEEDRESYAWLQERGMKPEEIAMDAELYGGPSQSLLN; encoded by the exons ATGGGGATTGAGACAAGTCAGGCTAACAAGAAGGAAAAGAAGTCTTGTGAATTGGAGAAAGAAAAGAATCCAATTCTGGACCCGTATCCAAATCCAAAAACCAATACGAATACCAAAGGGAAGAAGAGCCGGCGACGGCCCCACAAGAAGGCGGTGGTGGTATCGCCGATTCAAAAACTGTATGACACCTGCGAGGAAGTATTTTCCGTTGGTGGCCCTGGAATTGTTGCCCCTCCTGATAAAATCGAAAAGCTGAGGGCGGTTTTGG ATGACATCAAGCCAGAGGATTTTCGTCTGAATCCGGAGATGCCATATTTTCGTCCACTTACTGCTGGGAGAACCCCTAAAATAAAATACCTGCATATCCATGAATCTAACAATTTCTCG ATGGGTATCTTCTGTTTCCCGCCATCAGGTGTGATACCCCTTCATAATCATCCTGGAATGACTGTTTTTTGCAAGCTACTATTTGGGAAGATGCACATTAAATCATATGACTGGGTGGTTGATGGCCCTTGCAATGCGTCTGCTGTGGCGAATCCTTCTGATG TGATGCAGTCTGATATCCAGCAACCACCAGTGCGACTGGCTAAGGTCAAGATAGACTCTAACTTCATTGCACCTTGCAACCCAACCATCCTTTACCCTGCTGATGGAGGCAACATGCACTGTCTCTCGGCAGTGACAGCATGTGCAGTTCTAGACGTACTGGGCCCCCCATATTCAGAACCTGAAGGAAGGCATTGCACGTACTACTATGACTTTCCATTTGGCAATTTCTCAG TTGATGGGGTTTCTGTACCTGAAGAGGACAGAGAAAGTTATGCATGGCTTCAAGAGAGAGGGATGAAACCTGAGGAAATTGCTATGGATGCAGAACTGTACGGAGGCCCGAGCCAAAGCCTTCTAAATTGA